In Rheinheimera sp. MM224, one DNA window encodes the following:
- the coaBC gene encoding bifunctional phosphopantothenoylcysteine decarboxylase/phosphopantothenate--cysteine ligase CoaBC: MALLLAGKRILLGISGGIAAYKSADLIRRLKERGAEVRVIQTDAAREFITPLTLQALSGHPVANSLLDPAAEAAMGHIELAKWADLLLIAPASADLIARLAHGLANDLLSTCVLATDAPVAVAPAMNQQMYKNIATKHNIDTLKSRNFYIWGPAAGEQACGDVGMGRMLEPLQLVDLVLEHFAPRVQPLTGVSLVITAGPTREPIDPVRYISNHSSGKMGFALADAAARLGADVTLIAGPVQLKTPDQVKRIDVVTADEMYQVALEQAISASIFIGCAAVADYKVAQVAEQKLKKTSDDSTSLTLVKNPDIIAAVAALKSQRPFTVGFAAETQDVANYARQKLAKKKLDLICANDVSLSNQGFNSEHNALSVFWADGEQQFGLQPKTELAHQLLLLINERYLHEKSH; the protein is encoded by the coding sequence ATGGCACTATTACTGGCAGGAAAACGCATTTTATTAGGCATTAGCGGCGGTATTGCCGCTTACAAAAGTGCCGACTTAATTCGCCGTCTGAAAGAACGCGGCGCTGAAGTACGGGTGATTCAAACCGACGCAGCGCGCGAATTTATTACGCCTTTAACTTTGCAGGCCTTATCCGGTCATCCGGTGGCCAACAGCTTGCTCGACCCAGCTGCTGAAGCCGCTATGGGCCATATTGAGCTGGCTAAATGGGCCGATTTATTATTGATAGCGCCAGCTTCGGCTGATTTAATTGCCCGCTTAGCTCATGGTCTGGCCAACGACTTGTTGAGCACTTGTGTGCTGGCAACTGATGCCCCAGTGGCTGTTGCTCCTGCAATGAATCAGCAGATGTATAAAAATATAGCCACCAAACACAATATAGACACACTAAAGTCACGTAATTTTTACATCTGGGGCCCGGCAGCAGGCGAACAGGCTTGTGGTGATGTCGGCATGGGCAGGATGTTAGAACCTTTGCAGCTGGTGGATTTAGTACTTGAGCATTTTGCGCCGCGAGTTCAGCCTTTAACTGGCGTATCGTTGGTGATTACTGCTGGCCCTACCCGCGAGCCGATAGATCCTGTGCGTTATATCTCCAACCACAGCTCAGGCAAAATGGGTTTTGCTTTAGCTGACGCCGCTGCACGCTTAGGTGCGGACGTGACTTTAATTGCAGGACCAGTTCAGCTAAAAACTCCTGATCAGGTAAAACGTATTGACGTGGTCACAGCCGACGAGATGTATCAGGTCGCATTAGAGCAGGCGATCAGCGCAAGCATCTTTATTGGCTGCGCCGCTGTAGCAGATTATAAAGTGGCTCAGGTTGCAGAGCAGAAGCTGAAAAAAACCAGCGACGACAGCACAAGCCTGACGCTAGTGAAAAACCCGGACATTATTGCCGCTGTGGCCGCATTAAAGTCACAACGTCCTTTTACTGTAGGTTTTGCCGCTGAAACTCAGGATGTCGCCAATTATGCCCGCCAGAAACTGGCGAAGAAAAAACTGGACTTGATTTGCGCCAACGACGTATCTCTATCGAACCAGGGCTTTAACAGCGAACACAATGCTCTCAGTGTATTTTGGGCAGACGGCGAACAGCAGTTTGGTTTACAACCCAAAACAGAGCTGGCACACCAACTTCTTTTATTGATTAACGAGCGTTATCTGCATGAAAAAAGCCATTGA
- the radC gene encoding RadC family protein, whose amino-acid sequence MSIKSWPEGERPREKLLAHGAEHLSDGELLAIFLRTGVAGMDAVELSRTLLHQFGGLRPLLAASQADFCKGHGLGQAKYVQLQAVMELSRRYLVQSMQRDTVFTEPALVKRYLQQSLASQKREVFMLLYLDSQHRLICAEPLFFGTIDASPVYPRIVVQSALAHNAAAVILAHNHPSGVAEPSRADRVITERLTQAMSLVDIKLLDHFVVGDAEVISFAERGWL is encoded by the coding sequence ATGAGTATCAAAAGCTGGCCTGAAGGTGAAAGGCCAAGAGAAAAACTGCTGGCGCATGGCGCAGAACATTTATCGGACGGCGAATTGCTGGCTATTTTTTTACGTACTGGTGTGGCCGGTATGGATGCGGTGGAATTGTCCCGCACTTTATTGCATCAGTTTGGTGGGCTTCGGCCTTTATTAGCAGCCAGTCAGGCAGACTTTTGCAAAGGCCATGGTTTAGGTCAGGCAAAATATGTGCAATTACAGGCGGTTATGGAGCTAAGTAGGCGCTATCTGGTGCAAAGCATGCAGCGGGATACTGTCTTTACTGAACCTGCTTTGGTGAAGCGTTATCTGCAACAAAGTTTAGCTTCGCAAAAACGTGAAGTTTTTATGTTGTTGTATTTAGACAGCCAACACCGACTAATTTGCGCCGAGCCGTTATTTTTCGGCACTATTGATGCATCTCCTGTGTATCCGCGTATTGTAGTTCAGAGTGCTTTAGCGCATAATGCCGCCGCCGTTATTTTGGCTCACAATCATCCATCCGGAGTTGCAGAGCCGAGCCGTGCCGATCGGGTTATAACGGAACGCCTGACTCAAGCCATGTCTCTTGTCGACATTAAGTTGCTGGATCATTTTGTGGTAGGTGATGCAGAGGTTATTTCCTTTGCCGAACGCGGCTGGCTATAA
- the rpmB gene encoding 50S ribosomal protein L28, whose product MSRVCQITGKGPMVGNRRSHANNATKRRFLPNLQTHRFWVESENRFVTLRISTRGMRIIDKNGIDTVLADLRAKGQKV is encoded by the coding sequence ATGTCTAGAGTGTGCCAAATCACTGGTAAGGGTCCGATGGTAGGTAACCGTCGTTCACACGCCAACAACGCAACTAAGCGCCGTTTCCTGCCTAACCTGCAAACTCACCGTTTCTGGGTTGAAAGCGAAAACCGTTTTGTGACTTTACGTATCTCCACTCGTGGTATGCGTATTATCGACAAAAATGGCATCGATACTGTTTTAGCCGATCTGCGTGCTAAAGGTCAGAAGGTTTAA
- the rpmG gene encoding 50S ribosomal protein L33, producing MRDKIRLVSSAGTGFFYTTTKNKRTMPEKMEIKKFDPKVRKHVIFKEAKIK from the coding sequence ATGCGCGATAAAATTCGTTTAGTTTCTTCTGCTGGTACTGGCTTCTTCTATACAACTACGAAGAACAAACGCACCATGCCGGAAAAAATGGAAATCAAAAAGTTCGATCCTAAAGTGCGTAAGCACGTGATTTTCAAAGAAGCGAAAATCAAGTAA
- the mutM gene encoding bifunctional DNA-formamidopyrimidine glycosylase/DNA-(apurinic or apyrimidinic site) lyase, which yields MPELPEVEVSRLGISPHLQQQRIEKVIVRQRQLRWLIPDEVLQINQQPVLDVTRRAKYLLIHLPDGELIIHLGMSGHLKVVPAVTPAGKHDHVDIHLSNGLMLRLNDTRRFGAVLWQPKDTMHTLMANLGPEPLLGDFHAAMLLAACQKRSSAIKLVLMDNHVVVGVGNIYANEALFQAGIHPKMPANQLSAEKAELLVQVVKQILAKAITQGGTTLKDFSQTDGKPGYFAQQLLVYGRGGEECFSCQTELKEIRLGQRSTVYCPACQGEH from the coding sequence ATGCCAGAATTACCAGAAGTTGAAGTTTCCCGTTTAGGTATTAGCCCGCATTTGCAGCAGCAACGTATCGAAAAAGTGATAGTACGGCAACGCCAGCTGCGCTGGTTAATTCCGGATGAAGTACTGCAGATTAACCAGCAACCAGTGCTTGATGTGACACGACGGGCTAAATACCTGCTGATCCATTTGCCAGACGGCGAATTGATTATTCACCTTGGCATGTCTGGCCATCTGAAAGTAGTACCTGCAGTGACGCCTGCGGGGAAACATGACCATGTAGATATTCATTTGAGTAATGGCTTAATGCTGCGTTTAAACGATACCAGACGCTTCGGTGCTGTACTGTGGCAGCCGAAAGACACTATGCATACCCTAATGGCGAACTTAGGGCCAGAGCCTTTGCTGGGGGATTTCCATGCCGCTATGTTGCTGGCCGCTTGTCAAAAACGCAGCAGCGCCATCAAACTGGTGTTGATGGACAATCATGTGGTGGTTGGGGTAGGGAATATCTATGCCAATGAAGCATTGTTTCAGGCTGGTATTCATCCAAAAATGCCGGCCAATCAACTCAGCGCAGAAAAAGCTGAACTGCTGGTGCAAGTGGTGAAACAAATTTTGGCGAAGGCTATTACTCAAGGTGGCACTACGTTAAAAGACTTCAGCCAAACCGATGGCAAGCCGGGCTATTTTGCCCAGCAACTCCTGGTCTATGGCCGTGGCGGCGAGGAGTGTTTCAGCTGTCAGACTGAATTAAAAGAAATACGTTTAGGTCAGCGCAGCACCGTCTATTGTCCGGCTTGTCAGGGCGAACACTAG
- a CDS encoding BamA/TamA family outer membrane protein — translation MYSLSLLKPLTAAVAVLLLSLSNTTQASELCSSVENKADFSAYQGQTIKEVRFVRNDVFDLEQPNTYWFHRFANRTHMITTEATLREDVLFKAGNALDAASLAETERLLRTRGYLRKVEVRVTEQCPDQQVIVTITSWDNWSLLPKISASREGGESRSTFGLAEDNLFGSGNQINLDYEHDSERTSYLLNFSSPNMFGSHWGLNTRYADKSDGESYLIAVEKPFYRLNAPWSFALTLDQDSEDINEYLLGDEANEFQKQKRFFDIQGGLKVSAADNWVQRVFVGATHNEVQFEETPDTLFGTPVKRDLSQFWLAWQYLQSDYRQMFNIYQFNRVEDINLGWQADVKLAYLAPMLGADDKGWQVTASAYKATELTADNYLLTSASASQLEQAELSQTLLKSHMLWIHKFDPQHSLVGQLTYQYGNDLFRDERLSLGGDTGLRAFPLYYQTGERLALATMEYRYYSNLSIAQIFDVGYATFADMGRTWGDNPDLPGSSGDQTLYGIGAGIRLLSSHSSRGTMIHIDLTKAYGGDDDLSGVEWRVLAKQSF, via the coding sequence ATGTACAGCCTTAGTTTACTGAAGCCGCTAACAGCAGCTGTAGCAGTATTATTGCTTAGTCTAAGTAACACAACTCAGGCCTCAGAGTTGTGTTCTTCGGTGGAAAATAAAGCTGATTTTAGTGCCTATCAGGGACAAACTATTAAAGAAGTACGTTTTGTCCGCAACGATGTATTTGATTTAGAACAGCCCAATACCTACTGGTTCCACCGCTTCGCCAACCGCACTCATATGATCACCACTGAAGCCACATTACGGGAAGATGTGTTATTTAAAGCAGGCAATGCGCTGGATGCTGCCAGTCTGGCAGAAACTGAACGTTTGCTAAGAACACGGGGTTATTTGCGTAAAGTCGAAGTACGGGTCACTGAACAATGCCCGGATCAACAAGTGATAGTGACCATCACCAGTTGGGATAACTGGTCGCTTTTACCTAAAATATCAGCCAGTCGTGAAGGCGGGGAAAGTCGTTCCACTTTTGGTTTAGCCGAAGACAACCTGTTCGGATCGGGTAACCAAATCAACCTCGATTATGAACACGATAGCGAACGCACCAGCTACCTGCTGAATTTCAGTTCTCCTAATATGTTTGGCAGTCACTGGGGCTTAAATACCCGCTACGCTGACAAATCCGATGGTGAATCTTATTTAATTGCGGTCGAAAAACCTTTTTATCGCCTGAATGCCCCCTGGTCTTTTGCCCTGACTTTGGATCAGGACAGCGAGGATATTAACGAATACCTGCTGGGTGACGAAGCCAACGAATTTCAGAAACAAAAAAGGTTTTTTGATATTCAGGGTGGCTTGAAAGTATCTGCTGCTGATAACTGGGTACAACGTGTTTTTGTTGGCGCTACCCACAACGAAGTACAGTTTGAAGAAACACCGGACACCTTGTTTGGTACACCGGTAAAACGGGATTTGTCACAGTTTTGGCTGGCCTGGCAGTACTTGCAGTCAGATTACAGGCAGATGTTTAATATCTACCAATTTAACCGGGTAGAAGACATCAACTTAGGCTGGCAGGCTGATGTAAAACTGGCTTATCTTGCACCGATGCTGGGCGCTGACGACAAAGGCTGGCAAGTCACAGCGTCGGCCTATAAAGCCACAGAATTAACAGCAGATAACTATTTGCTGACCTCAGCCTCAGCCAGTCAGCTGGAACAGGCAGAACTCAGCCAAACCTTATTAAAAAGCCATATGCTGTGGATCCATAAGTTTGACCCGCAGCATAGTTTGGTTGGTCAGTTGACCTACCAATATGGCAATGATTTGTTTCGTGATGAGCGGTTGAGTTTAGGCGGTGACACTGGCCTGCGGGCTTTCCCTTTGTATTATCAAACAGGTGAACGTCTGGCGCTGGCCACAATGGAATACCGCTATTACAGCAACTTATCTATAGCGCAGATTTTTGATGTAGGTTACGCCACCTTTGCCGACATGGGCCGCACCTGGGGTGACAACCCGGATTTACCAGGCAGTTCGGGCGATCAGACCTTATATGGCATAGGTGCCGGCATACGTTTGCTATCGAGCCACAGCAGCCGCGGCACCATGATCCATATCGACCTGACCAAAGCTTATGGTGGCGATGACGATTTATCTGGCGTTGAATGGCGTGTACTGGCCAAACAGAGTTTCTAG
- a CDS encoding mechanosensitive ion channel family protein, whose protein sequence is MIDLVINYLDSDKFFSLLQAGLLFIVGFLAASLLSRAIYKVCLKRFSPHHASLSRRLVYWLVLALFIASGLKQLGFNLGVLLGAAGVLSVAIGFASQTSVSNLISGLFLIGERPFQIGDTIQVGNTTGEILSIDLLSIKLRTFDNLFVRIPNESLIKTEVTNLTRFPIRRLDLKIGVAYKENISQVRQVLLQVAEQNPLSLDEPVPVFQFLSFAESSLDLQFSVWTRKENYRELRTSLLEEIKLAFDQQGIDLPFPQRELSLSQSTLALLRHEQQQKIQGVTDKA, encoded by the coding sequence ATGATTGACCTGGTGATTAACTACTTAGATTCCGATAAGTTTTTCTCTTTGCTGCAAGCCGGCCTGTTGTTTATTGTCGGCTTTTTAGCCGCCAGTTTATTATCACGTGCTATCTACAAGGTATGCTTAAAACGTTTTAGCCCTCATCATGCCAGCTTAAGTCGTCGCCTGGTGTACTGGCTGGTGTTGGCCTTGTTTATTGCCAGCGGTTTAAAACAGTTAGGCTTTAACTTAGGCGTATTACTCGGCGCTGCCGGGGTGCTGTCTGTCGCTATCGGCTTTGCGTCTCAAACCTCAGTGTCGAACCTGATCAGCGGTTTGTTTTTAATAGGCGAGCGGCCTTTTCAGATTGGCGATACCATTCAGGTCGGAAACACCACAGGCGAAATTCTGTCCATCGATCTGCTTTCCATTAAATTGCGTACCTTTGATAACCTTTTTGTACGTATTCCCAACGAAAGCCTGATAAAAACCGAAGTCACCAACTTAACCCGCTTTCCTATCCGTAGATTGGATCTAAAAATTGGCGTAGCCTATAAAGAAAATATCAGTCAGGTCCGGCAAGTATTGCTGCAAGTTGCTGAACAAAATCCGCTAAGTCTGGATGAACCAGTTCCTGTATTTCAGTTTTTAAGTTTTGCCGAGTCGTCACTGGATTTGCAGTTTTCTGTCTGGACCAGAAAAGAAAACTACAGAGAACTGCGCACCTCGTTACTGGAAGAAATTAAGCTGGCCTTTGACCAACAAGGCATTGACCTGCCGTTTCCACAGCGGGAGCTAAGCCTGAGCCAGAGTACTTTGGCTTTATTGCGCCATGAGCAACAGCAAAAAATCCAAGGGGTGACGGACAAGGCCTGA
- a CDS encoding DUF432 domain-containing protein, which produces MFAENKALWWQPQTLLNEQCCKIQLGPLLIFLQRKAGEWRFATELLTQAEHQELESQLLPQWPQHRLASRFVFENEPLQFCLKPVLADRPVVVKTHQPVYVPPGEQVTFYISSPVSIRVELQQPDLMLQEVQSQRLSDTWFGPNTQVGELCYADKTQARHSKEELPRRVHKAVTPVTVKNNSSQMMSIEKLSLPVPYLSLYGLADGSLWTDQVLLDHQDDAELSRLQISKKMPAGSDGAERLAKPRLYMEKHGLFRAFSDLFAHAASRGSL; this is translated from the coding sequence ATGTTTGCCGAAAATAAGGCGCTTTGGTGGCAACCTCAAACGCTGTTAAATGAACAATGCTGCAAAATTCAGTTGGGGCCTTTGCTGATCTTTTTACAACGTAAAGCAGGAGAATGGCGTTTTGCGACAGAACTGCTGACGCAAGCAGAACATCAGGAGCTGGAATCTCAATTGCTGCCGCAATGGCCACAACATCGCCTGGCCAGCCGTTTTGTATTTGAAAACGAGCCGCTGCAGTTTTGCCTGAAGCCTGTGCTGGCCGATCGGCCTGTGGTGGTTAAAACGCATCAGCCTGTTTATGTGCCGCCAGGTGAACAAGTCACCTTTTACATCAGTAGTCCTGTCAGTATACGTGTTGAATTACAACAGCCTGATTTAATGCTGCAGGAAGTGCAAAGCCAGCGCTTATCCGACACCTGGTTTGGTCCCAATACCCAGGTAGGCGAACTCTGTTATGCAGATAAGACTCAGGCCAGACACAGCAAAGAAGAACTGCCCAGACGGGTGCATAAAGCCGTTACCCCTGTCACAGTAAAAAATAACTCCAGCCAGATGATGAGTATTGAAAAACTCAGTTTGCCTGTGCCTTACTTATCTTTGTATGGCCTGGCTGATGGCAGTTTGTGGACAGATCAGGTGCTGCTGGATCATCAGGACGACGCGGAACTGAGTCGACTGCAAATCAGTAAAAAAATGCCTGCAGGCTCAGATGGTGCAGAGCGTTTAGCCAAGCCACGTTTGTATATGGAAAAACATGGTCTGTTCCGCGCCTTCAGTGATTTATTTGCTCATGCAGCAAGCAGAGGTTCTTTATGA
- the mgtE gene encoding magnesium transporter, with product MEPLVLIHTLRAALESGDFSVLHIRLADTHAADLAGALVEFSTEHQWQLLRCFPLSTQAEVFSYLPEDQQVELAHNVSRQDFTPVIRQMSSDERADLFNKLSDAQKQALLPALAQAERDDVLSLSAYSEGTAGAIMSSDYAMLSPDLTATQAIEVLRNEAPDKETIYLSYVVDQERILIGALSLRELILAPAYALVDDVMKHDPIHVHVDTAQEEVASLVAKYDLIAIPVVNAQGQLVGIVTHDDAMDVAAAEATEDFHKTATIGKLEGSVRDAKISLLYRKRVVWLVVLVFGNIFSGAGLAAFEHIISEHIALLFFLPLLIASSGNAGAQAGTLMVRALATGDIKLRHWGKMLGKEVLVAGLLGITMAVAVYALGYWRGGLDIALVVAATMMIVVLVGSLVGLSLPFLLSRFGMDPATASGPLITSIADVAGVVIYFSIASWYLPALV from the coding sequence ATGGAACCCTTAGTTCTGATCCATACATTACGTGCTGCTCTGGAGAGCGGTGATTTCTCTGTATTACATATTCGTTTGGCTGATACTCACGCAGCCGATTTAGCTGGCGCTTTGGTTGAATTTTCCACTGAACATCAGTGGCAACTATTAAGATGTTTCCCATTAAGCACACAAGCCGAAGTATTTAGCTATTTACCTGAAGATCAGCAGGTTGAACTGGCGCATAACGTCAGTCGTCAGGATTTTACTCCTGTGATTCGTCAAATGTCGTCTGATGAACGGGCCGATTTATTCAATAAATTGTCTGACGCGCAAAAACAAGCTTTGTTACCCGCTTTAGCCCAGGCCGAGCGTGACGATGTATTAAGCTTGTCGGCTTATTCAGAAGGCACGGCCGGCGCCATTATGAGTTCGGATTACGCCATGTTGTCGCCGGACTTAACCGCTACTCAAGCTATTGAAGTGTTGAGAAACGAAGCGCCTGATAAAGAAACCATTTACCTGTCTTATGTGGTGGATCAGGAGCGTATTTTGATTGGCGCTTTGTCGTTACGTGAGCTGATTCTGGCGCCAGCTTATGCGCTGGTCGATGACGTGATGAAACACGATCCTATTCATGTTCATGTTGATACAGCACAGGAAGAAGTGGCGTCATTGGTTGCTAAGTACGACTTAATTGCTATTCCTGTGGTCAATGCGCAAGGGCAGTTAGTCGGTATTGTCACACACGATGACGCGATGGACGTAGCAGCTGCCGAAGCTACTGAAGATTTTCACAAAACTGCCACTATCGGCAAGCTGGAAGGCAGTGTCAGAGATGCCAAAATCAGTCTGTTATATCGCAAACGTGTGGTGTGGCTGGTGGTGCTGGTATTTGGCAATATTTTCTCAGGCGCTGGTTTAGCTGCTTTTGAGCACATTATTTCTGAACATATAGCCTTGTTATTTTTCCTGCCATTATTGATTGCCAGCAGCGGTAATGCCGGTGCTCAGGCTGGTACTTTGATGGTGCGGGCTTTAGCCACTGGCGATATCAAATTACGCCACTGGGGCAAGATGCTCGGTAAAGAAGTGCTGGTGGCCGGTTTATTAGGGATCACTATGGCTGTTGCTGTGTATGCGCTGGGGTACTGGCGTGGTGGGCTGGATATAGCGCTGGTGGTCGCTGCCACTATGATGATAGTGGTATTGGTTGGCAGTTTAGTGGGCTTATCTTTACCCTTTTTACTCAGCCGTTTTGGTATGGACCCGGCAACCGCCAGTGGACCTCTGATCACCTCTATCGCCGATGTGGCTGGCGTCGTGATTTATTTCTCTATTGCCAGCTGGTATTTACCTGCTTTGGTTTAA
- a CDS encoding TonB-dependent receptor: MSRVSCLSLAILAALSTTVGAEENPASEQAVERILVQGDFRQQQLQKLPGSILVLSQQDISRQNAQHLDDLLQQAANVNFSAGASRGRFLQIRGIGERSEFVDNINPSVGVLIDGIDYSALGVSSLADVQQVEIFRGPEATRFGANAMAGMLNLTSNAPSFEGEGQLSTTVANYDSYQLSGAYSNAINQQWAYRVAADHQSSDGFIDNSFLNRDDTNNIDETSARAALRYLATADLTLDFIGHYRDINNGYDVFSLDRNRTTLSDKPGQDEQQSRALAIKADYQGLSWANVYTQLSGLTADTDYGFDEDWSYEGIHPDGYATTDRYLRQRDQWSLEQRFLGKDQANWVAGWYASGQQTDLERQFWNWDLWQAAQFFSDFKRQNLALFGEWTSDLGDGWSLTSGARAERYDDEYSDSNGIAQQNDELMWGGKLSLSLAVTDSASLYLLGSRGYKAGGVNGEALGKAQGSGLDELADYLNSKANFSPETLWNAEFGVKASSADQKIVSRVALFAMWRDEMQVNSWVTRDQSFIGFIDNAASGRNQGLEVESRVQLTDSWTLFANAAWLDSEIRGFVTEEGVDKTGRDQAHAPKYQYSINSEWLLTSDLSFNLGVQSKAAFYYSDSHDSRSEQMHLVNLRLQYQWDDLQLALWSRNALDEDFGVRGFYFGNDPRDGYEPHTYEQLGEPRRIGVTASYQF, from the coding sequence ATGTCTCGAGTTTCTTGTTTATCCCTGGCCATCCTGGCCGCCTTATCCACAACTGTTGGTGCTGAAGAAAATCCTGCGTCCGAACAGGCTGTAGAGCGTATTCTGGTGCAAGGCGATTTCCGGCAGCAGCAGTTACAAAAACTGCCTGGCAGTATTCTGGTGTTGAGTCAGCAGGATATCAGCCGTCAGAACGCCCAGCATTTAGATGACTTGTTGCAACAAGCCGCCAACGTGAACTTTTCAGCTGGCGCGTCCCGTGGCCGTTTTTTACAAATTCGTGGTATAGGCGAGCGCAGTGAGTTTGTCGACAACATCAATCCATCGGTTGGTGTGCTGATTGATGGCATTGATTATTCAGCTTTAGGGGTCAGCTCTTTGGCTGATGTGCAGCAAGTGGAGATATTCCGCGGCCCTGAAGCCACCCGCTTTGGCGCCAATGCGATGGCTGGTATGCTGAATTTGACTTCTAATGCTCCCAGCTTTGAAGGCGAAGGCCAGTTAAGTACCACTGTGGCCAACTACGATAGCTACCAACTAAGCGGTGCTTACAGCAATGCGATCAACCAGCAGTGGGCTTATCGTGTAGCTGCTGATCACCAGAGTTCAGACGGTTTTATCGATAACAGCTTTTTAAATCGTGACGATACCAACAATATCGACGAAACCTCAGCCCGTGCTGCCTTGCGTTATCTGGCGACAGCCGATCTGACGCTGGACTTTATTGGTCATTACCGCGATATCAATAATGGTTACGATGTGTTTTCTTTAGATCGCAACCGCACAACCTTATCGGATAAACCAGGGCAAGATGAACAGCAAAGCCGTGCTTTAGCTATTAAAGCCGATTACCAGGGCTTAAGTTGGGCTAATGTCTACACGCAACTCAGTGGCCTGACTGCCGATACCGACTATGGCTTTGATGAAGACTGGAGTTATGAAGGTATTCACCCTGATGGCTACGCGACTACAGACAGATATTTACGGCAGCGTGATCAGTGGAGTCTGGAGCAACGCTTTTTAGGCAAAGATCAGGCGAATTGGGTTGCCGGCTGGTATGCCAGTGGTCAGCAAACTGATTTAGAACGTCAATTCTGGAACTGGGATTTATGGCAGGCTGCGCAGTTTTTCAGTGATTTTAAACGTCAAAACCTGGCGTTATTTGGAGAGTGGACCAGCGATTTAGGTGATGGCTGGAGTTTAACCTCTGGCGCCCGCGCTGAACGTTATGACGACGAATATAGTGACAGCAATGGCATTGCTCAGCAAAACGACGAACTGATGTGGGGCGGCAAACTGAGTTTAAGTTTAGCGGTGACGGATTCAGCCAGCTTGTATCTGTTGGGTTCACGAGGTTACAAAGCAGGTGGCGTTAATGGTGAAGCCCTTGGCAAAGCGCAGGGCAGTGGTCTGGATGAGCTGGCAGATTATTTAAACAGCAAAGCCAATTTTTCGCCTGAAACTTTATGGAATGCCGAGTTTGGTGTCAAAGCCAGTTCTGCTGATCAGAAGATCGTCAGTCGTGTGGCTTTATTTGCCATGTGGCGTGATGAGATGCAGGTCAATAGTTGGGTCACCCGTGACCAGTCCTTTATTGGTTTTATTGATAACGCAGCATCTGGCCGTAATCAGGGCCTGGAAGTGGAAAGTCGGGTTCAACTGACGGATAGTTGGACTTTGTTTGCCAATGCGGCCTGGCTTGATAGTGAAATCCGTGGTTTTGTCACGGAAGAGGGCGTAGATAAGACGGGCCGCGATCAGGCTCATGCGCCAAAGTATCAATACAGTATTAACAGTGAGTGGTTACTGACCTCTGATTTGAGTTTTAATCTGGGCGTTCAGAGCAAAGCAGCGTTTTATTACTCCGACAGTCACGATTCCCGTTCAGAGCAAATGCACTTAGTGAATTTACGCCTGCAGTATCAGTGGGATGATCTGCAACTGGCGCTCTGGAGCCGCAATGCGCTGGATGAAGACTTCGGTGTACGGGGCTTTTACTTTGGTAATGACCCGCGTGACGGCTACGAGCCTCATACCTATGAACAATTGGGTGAACCACGCCGTATAGGTGTGACCGCCAGCTACCAGTTTTAA
- a CDS encoding YkoF family thiamine/hydroxymethylpyrimidine-binding protein, giving the protein MKLSIEISKYPLTSDYIEPIKGFIELLNTNPNVLVITNTLSTQVFGDYDEVMALLQQGIRWSFETYGKVVFVVKFLHGDLRP; this is encoded by the coding sequence ATGAAATTATCTATTGAAATCAGTAAGTACCCACTCACCAGTGATTACATTGAGCCTATCAAAGGTTTTATTGAACTGTTAAATACTAACCCTAACGTGCTGGTGATCACCAATACGCTGAGTACGCAAGTCTTTGGTGATTACGACGAAGTGATGGCGTTGTTGCAGCAAGGCATTCGCTGGTCTTTTGAAACCTATGGCAAAGTGGTGTTTGTGGTGAAGTTTCTACACGGTGATTTGCGACCATGA